A window of the Brumimicrobium sp. genome harbors these coding sequences:
- a CDS encoding L-threonylcarbamoyladenylate synthase: MLIEINNHNIDYRLIDDIVKELKKGENIIYPTDSVYAIGCDLKNKNALAKLAKFKDVKLKHARFSIICKDLSQVQEYVKLLPQPTFKLMKRTLPGPYTYILNASNEVTKLFETNRTEIGIRIPDNNILLAIIEKLGNPLVTTSLHNEEDEYLEYYTDPYKIYEQFDDQINTIIDGGYGKVEASTVIDCTGDEPVLIRQGVGEV, encoded by the coding sequence ATGTTAATAGAAATAAATAACCATAATATTGATTATCGTCTTATTGACGATATTGTGAAAGAGCTAAAGAAAGGTGAAAATATTATCTATCCTACTGACTCTGTATACGCTATTGGTTGTGACTTAAAAAATAAAAATGCCTTAGCAAAACTGGCAAAGTTCAAAGATGTAAAACTTAAGCATGCACGATTTTCTATCATTTGCAAAGATTTAAGTCAAGTACAAGAGTATGTAAAACTCCTTCCCCAGCCTACTTTTAAGCTTATGAAAAGGACGCTTCCCGGTCCATATACCTATATCTTGAATGCATCTAATGAAGTAACCAAACTTTTTGAGACTAATCGTACTGAAATAGGTATCCGTATTCCAGATAATAATATTCTTTTGGCAATTATTGAAAAACTTGGAAATCCATTGGTAACAACATCTTTACACAATGAAGAAGATGAATATTTAGAATATTATACTGACCCTTATAAAATATATGAACAGTTTGACGATCAGATAAACACAATTATTGATGGAGGGTATGGTAAAGTTGAAGCTTCTACTGTAATTGATTGTACGGGAGATGAGCCTGTATTGATTCGTCAAGGAGTTGGAGAAGTATAG
- a CDS encoding FKBP-type peptidyl-prolyl cis-trans isomerase → MNKIVYVFIALLTLSMMSCKKGITEEEQLEKDIEEIESYCKEYNLDAKEIIKGLYYVSIQEGTGNHPKDKDNVLVRYKGYTTDNSVFDQSGEEGISFNLRNVIEGWTRGIPQFKEGGSGILLIASKYAYGKQGANGIKPNTVLVFDVELLSILY, encoded by the coding sequence ATGAATAAGATAGTCTATGTTTTTATTGCTTTACTCACTTTATCTATGATGAGTTGTAAAAAGGGGATTACGGAAGAAGAGCAATTAGAGAAGGATATAGAAGAAATAGAATCATATTGCAAAGAATATAATTTAGATGCAAAAGAGATAATCAAAGGCCTATATTATGTTTCAATCCAAGAAGGAACAGGTAATCATCCAAAAGACAAGGATAATGTACTAGTAAGATATAAAGGATACACAACTGATAATAGTGTATTTGATCAAAGCGGTGAAGAAGGGATTTCCTTTAATTTAAGAAATGTAATAGAAGGATGGACAAGAGGTATTCCTCAATTTAAAGAAGGAGGAAGCGGAATATTGTTAATAGCTTCTAAATACGCTTATGGAAAACAAGGTGCGAATGGTATTAAGCCTAATACTGTGCTTGTGTTTGATGTGGAATTATTGAGTATTCTGTATTAA
- a CDS encoding CTP synthase, translating to MSNSTKYIFVTGGVASSLGKGIISASLAKLLQARGYSVTIQKIDPYINVDPDTLNPYEHGECYVTNDGAVTDLDLGHYERFLNVPTSSANSVTAGKIYLSVIEKERRGEYLGKTVQVIPHITNEIKERIQILGKSGKFDIVITEIGGTVGDIESLPHIEAIRQMRWEFDEDCIVIHLTLIPYLSAAGELKTKPTQHAVKQLLELGVQPDILCCRTEHHLDMPLRKKIAQFCNVTPEAVIEAMDAPTIYDVPIMLQQEELDEIVLKQLNLSRKSLPNLDSWKKFLYDYKNPTSEITIGLVGKYVELHDAYKSITEAFIHSGTENLCKVNIDWIHSEKVTKQNAKEILGHLDGVLVAPGFGSRGINGKIVATQYARENNIPFLGICLGMQCAVIEFARNVIGWNDANSSEMSQDTKHPVISMMDEQKAILDKGGTMRLGQFKCELKPNTTVYDVYRKDTIQERHRHRYEFNNKYIADFESKGMKVTGTNPETGLVEVIEVEKHPWFVGVQYHPELKSTVENPHPLFVGFVKAAMDIRNNSTKDKF from the coding sequence ATGTCAAATTCAACAAAATACATTTTTGTAACGGGCGGGGTTGCTTCTTCACTAGGAAAGGGAATCATTTCAGCATCGTTAGCAAAACTTCTTCAGGCCAGAGGCTATTCTGTCACCATTCAAAAAATAGATCCTTACATCAATGTGGACCCTGACACATTAAATCCGTATGAACATGGGGAATGTTATGTAACCAATGATGGCGCTGTAACCGACTTAGATTTAGGTCACTATGAACGTTTCCTAAATGTCCCAACCTCAAGTGCGAATAGTGTAACTGCGGGTAAAATTTATCTTTCGGTAATTGAAAAAGAAAGACGTGGAGAGTATCTAGGAAAAACTGTCCAAGTAATCCCTCATATTACAAATGAAATTAAAGAAAGAATTCAAATCTTAGGTAAGAGTGGAAAATTCGATATTGTTATAACTGAGATTGGTGGAACCGTTGGAGATATTGAATCTCTACCTCATATTGAAGCGATTCGCCAAATGCGATGGGAATTTGATGAGGATTGTATTGTAATTCACCTTACTTTAATTCCATATTTAAGTGCTGCTGGAGAATTAAAAACAAAACCTACTCAACATGCTGTAAAGCAGCTATTAGAATTAGGAGTTCAACCTGACATTTTATGTTGCCGAACAGAACATCACTTAGATATGCCTTTGCGCAAGAAAATCGCACAATTTTGTAATGTCACACCTGAAGCTGTTATAGAAGCTATGGATGCTCCTACAATATATGATGTTCCAATTATGCTGCAACAAGAAGAGTTAGATGAAATCGTTCTTAAACAGCTTAATTTATCTAGAAAATCTCTTCCGAACCTTGACTCTTGGAAAAAGTTTTTATATGATTATAAAAATCCGACCTCTGAAATTACTATTGGCTTAGTTGGGAAATACGTTGAATTACACGACGCTTACAAATCAATTACGGAAGCATTTATTCATAGTGGAACCGAAAACCTATGTAAGGTTAATATTGACTGGATTCACTCAGAGAAAGTAACTAAACAAAATGCTAAAGAAATATTAGGTCATCTTGATGGGGTTTTGGTTGCTCCAGGGTTTGGTTCACGTGGCATTAATGGAAAAATAGTAGCTACACAATATGCTCGAGAAAACAATATACCTTTCTTAGGAATTTGTCTTGGGATGCAATGTGCTGTAATTGAATTTGCAAGAAATGTAATTGGCTGGAATGATGCTAATTCATCTGAAATGTCACAAGACACTAAACACCCTGTGATTTCAATGATGGATGAACAAAAGGCTATTCTCGATAAAGGAGGAACTATGCGTTTGGGACAATTTAAATGTGAGTTAAAACCCAATACAACAGTTTATGATGTTTATAGAAAAGACACTATTCAGGAACGTCATCGCCATCGTTATGAATTTAATAATAAATATATAGCAGATTTTGAAAGTAAAGGAATGAAAGTTACAGGAACCAATCCTGAAACGGGACTTGTAGAGGTGATAGAAGTTGAGAAACATCCTTGGTTTGTTGGAGTTCAATATCATCCAGAACTTAAAAGTACTGTTGAAAATCCACACCCTTTATTCGTAGGTTTTGTTAAGGCTGCAATGGATATTAGAAACAATTCTACTAAAGATAAATTTTAA
- the yidC gene encoding membrane protein insertase YidC — protein sequence MDKNTLIGLGLIGLILVVFTFYNQPSGEELDKLIAQQEQADKAAKEKADKRTDNKETEANKVSVIDTLSLSNDSIVSAPLNTIISSQDAQEETYFLENNKIKVILTNKGGGVKSVFLKEYQTYTDFAKNKEGKEINPLELFNESVATNGLIFSEKDKEINTKEIAFQLDKQTEEYISFIANFGEDKTIEQIYYITPDQYHINYEVKLNGFGEVKPNTVLLDWRADLLKTERLLSEQRRLSTVFFKSSKGKYDYLSEMSDDEEKLEADAEWVAFKQSYFSSVMMPKSAFLKEGSFLKIHKIGENTEKDSTHIKSYTAIVNLGLSNTNSATAEIKWYFGPNDYDILSSYQNGSEDIINYGWGLFRWLNIYIIQPIFVWLANFGINLGIAILLLTIIIKLVLTPIQWKMYASSAKMRILKPEIDELNKKYPNKEDAMKKQMEMMTLYKESGASPLAGCVPMLIQMPLLFAVFRFFPATFTLRQQGFLWAEDLSSYDSVWDFGFHIPLYGDHVSLFTLLMAITTFFYTILNNSTMAQPTQPGMPNMKIIMYIFPFMMIFFFNNYSSGLSFYYFISTLMSILTMIMIKKFFVDEEKLKAKMAAKKADAQQSGKKAGKSKFQERLEQMQKAQQEKLKNRK from the coding sequence ATGGATAAAAATACACTCATTGGTTTAGGATTAATAGGACTTATTTTAGTTGTCTTTACATTTTATAACCAACCTTCAGGCGAAGAATTAGATAAATTAATTGCTCAACAAGAACAAGCTGACAAAGCTGCTAAAGAGAAAGCTGATAAGCGTACTGATAATAAAGAAACTGAGGCTAATAAGGTTTCTGTGATTGATACACTTTCTTTATCAAATGATAGTATTGTTTCTGCACCCTTAAATACTATTATTTCCTCTCAAGATGCGCAAGAAGAAACTTATTTTCTAGAGAATAATAAAATCAAGGTTATCCTTACCAACAAAGGAGGAGGTGTAAAAAGTGTATTTCTTAAGGAATATCAAACATATACTGATTTTGCTAAGAACAAAGAAGGAAAAGAAATTAATCCACTTGAACTTTTTAATGAATCAGTAGCAACCAACGGATTGATATTCAGCGAAAAAGATAAGGAAATAAATACGAAAGAAATAGCCTTTCAACTGGATAAACAAACCGAAGAATACATCTCTTTTATTGCGAATTTTGGTGAAGATAAAACTATTGAACAAATTTATTACATTACTCCCGACCAATACCATATTAACTATGAGGTTAAATTAAATGGCTTCGGAGAAGTTAAGCCAAATACCGTACTCCTCGATTGGAGGGCTGATTTACTCAAAACAGAGAGATTACTATCTGAGCAAAGAAGACTCTCTACTGTCTTTTTTAAATCGAGTAAAGGGAAGTATGATTACTTATCAGAGATGTCTGATGACGAGGAAAAACTTGAGGCAGATGCTGAATGGGTAGCATTTAAACAAAGCTACTTCTCCTCCGTTATGATGCCCAAAAGTGCATTCTTGAAAGAAGGTTCTTTCTTAAAGATACATAAGATTGGAGAAAATACAGAGAAAGATTCCACACATATCAAGAGTTATACAGCCATTGTGAATTTAGGACTATCTAATACCAATAGTGCAACAGCTGAGATAAAATGGTATTTTGGACCAAATGATTATGACATTCTTTCTTCTTACCAAAATGGTTCTGAGGATATTATAAATTATGGATGGGGATTATTCAGATGGTTGAATATCTATATCATCCAACCTATCTTTGTTTGGTTAGCCAACTTTGGAATTAATTTGGGAATTGCTATTTTATTATTGACTATAATCATTAAACTAGTCCTAACTCCTATCCAATGGAAAATGTATGCTTCTTCTGCCAAAATGCGAATTTTGAAGCCAGAAATTGATGAGTTGAACAAGAAATATCCGAACAAGGAAGATGCTATGAAGAAACAAATGGAGATGATGACGCTCTATAAAGAATCAGGTGCCAGTCCTCTAGCTGGATGCGTGCCTATGCTTATTCAAATGCCTCTTCTATTTGCCGTGTTTAGATTTTTTCCTGCTACGTTTACTTTGAGGCAACAAGGATTCTTATGGGCCGAAGATTTATCTAGCTATGATTCTGTTTGGGACTTTGGATTTCATATTCCGTTGTATGGTGACCATGTGAGTTTATTTACTTTGTTAATGGCTATTACGACTTTCTTCTATACAATTTTGAATAACAGTACAATGGCACAACCAACTCAGCCAGGTATGCCTAATATGAAAATAATCATGTATATTTTTCCATTCATGATGATTTTCTTCTTTAACAATTATTCTTCTGGATTGAGTTTTTATTATTTTATATCTACTTTGATGTCTATTCTTACAATGATTATGATTAAGAAATTCTTTGTAGATGAAGAGAAATTAAAAGCTAAAATGGCTGCAAAGAAAGCAGATGCACAACAATCTGGAAAGAAGGCTGGAAAATCTAAGTTTCAAGAAAGATTAGAACAAATGCAGAAGGCTCAACAGGAAAAATTAAAGAATAGAAAATAA
- a CDS encoding MBL fold metallo-hydrolase — protein MNETFTVTILGSGTSQGVPLIGCQCPVCTSTDSKDKRLRSSILISWDQQNYVIDSGPDFRQQMLREDIRSLRAVLYTHEHKDHIAGMDDVRAFNFIEKRDMELYCSTEVSVALKREFYYAFEEHKYPGVPQVNLNIIENRPFQLPNGPVVTPILMYHYKMPVFGFRIENFAYLTDFKTISPEELDKLKGVEYLIIDCLREEPHISHLNLEEALEIIRILDPKESYLTHISHSFGKNIDILKKLPINVYTAFDGLKLTIHD, from the coding sequence ATGAATGAAACTTTTACTGTTACAATATTAGGCTCAGGAACATCCCAAGGAGTACCACTTATTGGTTGCCAATGCCCTGTATGCACATCTACTGACAGTAAAGATAAACGTTTAAGGAGTTCTATACTGATATCATGGGATCAACAAAACTATGTAATTGATTCGGGTCCTGATTTTAGACAACAAATGCTTCGAGAAGATATACGGAGCCTACGCGCTGTTTTATATACCCACGAGCATAAAGATCATATCGCAGGTATGGATGATGTTCGAGCATTTAATTTTATTGAAAAAAGAGATATGGAACTCTATTGTTCAACAGAAGTTAGTGTCGCTTTAAAACGAGAGTTTTATTATGCCTTTGAGGAACATAAATACCCTGGAGTTCCACAAGTAAACCTTAATATTATTGAAAATCGTCCCTTTCAACTTCCTAATGGACCCGTTGTAACTCCCATCTTAATGTATCACTATAAAATGCCTGTTTTTGGCTTCCGTATAGAGAATTTTGCATACCTAACCGACTTTAAAACTATTTCACCCGAGGAATTAGATAAACTAAAAGGTGTGGAGTATTTAATAATAGATTGCTTGCGTGAAGAACCACATATTTCTCATTTAAATCTAGAAGAAGCATTAGAAATTATTCGAATTTTGGATCCAAAAGAGAGTTATTTAACCCATATTTCTCATTCTTTTGGAAAAAATATAGATATTCTTAAAAAACTCCCAATCAACGTGTACACTGCCTTTGACGGACTAAAATTAACCATTCATGATTAA
- a CDS encoding IS4 family transposase translates to MGLFRRNKNNNKPVIRQIIDLIPQHLLARVIQQHNSDKGCHKYKTYDQLVANLFGQLSRCSTLEDISVGIGVSKTFIRDLDLKQSPAKSTMSDGNKKRSHKVFESLYMSLLSYYGNLLKRHTHRKVVEEVKNQTILLRDSSTVSVCLGLFDWAKFRTAKGGIKIHTQWDEAMMMPNLVNITNASIHDRKGFEEIVFPKDTIIVEDKGYWDFNIIKARVLSQNVFVTRIKENTVYEVAEELDLPENEDQHILIDEIIYLTGQKAKEVGINQMKFRKVVAYHEEKNTTIEIITNNLSWKASTIAELYRRRWDIETFFKLLKQNLNVKTFIGTSENAVKSQIFIALITYLLLELLRRVGVSGKTAFSNFVEKIRICLPFYLSLDYVINTIRPIVQKAEKPPPEDDLWTTVQLQMF, encoded by the coding sequence ATGGGACTGTTTCGTAGGAACAAAAATAACAATAAGCCTGTAATTCGTCAAATTATTGACTTAATTCCTCAACATTTATTAGCAAGAGTTATTCAACAGCATAATTCTGACAAGGGATGCCATAAATACAAGACTTATGACCAACTTGTTGCAAATTTGTTCGGACAGCTGTCTCGATGTAGTACTTTAGAGGATATTTCTGTTGGTATTGGTGTGTCGAAAACCTTTATTCGGGACTTAGACTTAAAACAAAGTCCTGCAAAATCAACGATGAGTGATGGGAATAAAAAACGTAGCCACAAAGTCTTTGAGAGTCTGTATATGAGTTTGTTAAGCTACTACGGTAATTTATTGAAAAGACATACTCATCGAAAAGTAGTAGAAGAAGTTAAAAATCAAACTATTCTTCTTCGTGATAGCAGTACAGTTAGCGTGTGTCTAGGGCTTTTTGATTGGGCAAAGTTTCGGACAGCAAAAGGAGGAATTAAAATCCATACGCAATGGGATGAGGCGATGATGATGCCTAACCTTGTGAATATCACTAATGCATCTATTCATGACAGAAAAGGATTTGAAGAAATTGTTTTCCCAAAGGATACGATTATTGTTGAAGATAAAGGATATTGGGATTTTAACATCATTAAAGCTAGGGTGTTGTCCCAAAATGTTTTTGTTACAAGAATAAAAGAAAACACTGTTTATGAAGTAGCTGAAGAATTAGATCTTCCAGAAAATGAGGATCAACATATTTTAATAGACGAGATTATTTATTTGACAGGACAAAAAGCAAAAGAAGTTGGGATAAATCAAATGAAATTCAGAAAGGTTGTAGCCTACCATGAAGAGAAAAATACAACGATAGAAATTATAACTAATAATCTTTCTTGGAAAGCTTCAACAATTGCAGAACTATACAGAAGGCGTTGGGATATAGAAACTTTCTTCAAGCTTTTAAAACAAAATCTCAATGTCAAAACTTTTATAGGAACTTCTGAAAATGCAGTAAAATCACAAATATTTATTGCATTAATTACCTATTTACTACTTGAACTTTTACGAAGAGTTGGGGTGTCAGGGAAAACGGCTTTTTCAAACTTTGTAGAAAAAATAAGAATTTGTCTGCCATTCTATCTTTCCTTAGATTATGTTATAAATACTATCCGACCGATTGTCCAAAAAGCAGAGAAACCTCCTCCAGAAGATGATTTGTGGACAACGGTACAACTCCAAATGTTTTAA
- a CDS encoding phosphosulfolactate synthase — MNNFELTYIPNRESKPRNKGITMMMDKGLSLREAENFIEANGEFTDVVKLGFGTAFITNKLEEKIKLYKDNGIRPYFGGTLFEAFYARGIFNDYQRMLDKYDLDLVEVSDGSIIIPHDEKCEIIQTLSQNRTVLSEVGSKDSGILISPGRWIKMMSNELSAGSWKVIAEGRESGNVGVFRPNGTAHTMLINKIIAKVKPENILWEAPQKNQQVWFIKLFGADVNLGNIAPNEVIPLECLRIGLRGDTFFESLPADYAARLKQVDSDDPEADDDGE; from the coding sequence ATGAATAATTTTGAATTAACATACATCCCTAATAGAGAGAGCAAACCTAGAAACAAAGGTATCACCATGATGATGGATAAGGGATTAAGTCTAAGAGAAGCTGAAAACTTTATAGAAGCAAATGGAGAATTTACAGATGTAGTTAAATTAGGTTTTGGTACTGCCTTCATAACAAATAAACTTGAAGAAAAGATTAAACTCTATAAAGACAATGGAATTCGTCCATATTTTGGAGGAACATTATTTGAAGCCTTCTATGCAAGAGGTATCTTTAATGATTATCAAAGAATGTTAGATAAATATGACCTTGATTTGGTAGAAGTTTCTGACGGAAGTATCATTATTCCTCACGATGAAAAATGCGAAATCATACAAACCTTATCACAAAATAGAACAGTTCTTTCTGAAGTTGGCTCAAAAGACTCAGGTATTCTAATTTCTCCAGGAAGATGGATTAAAATGATGAGCAATGAATTAAGTGCTGGTTCTTGGAAAGTTATTGCTGAAGGAAGAGAAAGTGGTAACGTAGGAGTGTTTAGACCTAATGGAACAGCCCATACTATGCTGATTAATAAAATTATCGCAAAGGTAAAACCAGAAAATATATTGTGGGAAGCTCCTCAGAAAAACCAGCAAGTTTGGTTTATAAAATTATTTGGTGCAGATGTGAATCTTGGAAATATTGCTCCAAACGAAGTTATTCCTTTGGAATGTTTACGTATAGGATTAAGAGGTGATACATTTTTCGAAAGTTTACCAGCTGATTATGCAGCAAGATTAAAACAAGTCGATTCAGATGATCCTGAAGCAGATGATGATGGAGAATAG
- a CDS encoding gamma-glutamyl-gamma-aminobutyrate hydrolase family protein (Members of this family of hydrolases with an active site Cys residue belong to MEROPS family C26.) — protein MRGIENCNFQVINSEELRSEDLTSFTHIAISPGPMTPADYPILKDVIEYCLTSGKPLLGICLGHQAIGTYFGAKLTRLDHVIHGQQHTIEVTQKNDLFDSLPTSFSVGLYHSWVLSTTDFPEELEITAYSKELIMAIQHKTSPIYGIQFHPESFLTSYGKEILTNFLSL, from the coding sequence TTGCGTGGAATAGAAAATTGTAATTTTCAGGTCATAAATTCTGAGGAATTAAGATCGGAGGATTTAACTTCTTTTACACATATTGCAATATCTCCTGGTCCCATGACTCCAGCAGATTACCCTATTTTAAAAGATGTAATCGAGTATTGTTTGACAAGCGGAAAACCTTTACTTGGAATTTGTCTTGGGCATCAAGCTATTGGGACGTATTTCGGAGCGAAACTCACACGTTTAGATCATGTGATTCATGGACAACAACATACTATTGAGGTAACGCAAAAAAATGATTTATTTGACTCATTGCCAACTTCTTTCTCCGTTGGCTTATATCATTCGTGGGTGCTTTCTACAACTGATTTCCCAGAAGAATTAGAAATCACGGCTTATTCAAAGGAGCTTATAATGGCAATTCAACATAAAACTTCACCTATATATGGTATCCAGTTTCATCCGGAATCTTTCTTAACTTCCTATGGGAAGGAAATACTAACTAATTTTTTGAGCTTGTAA
- a CDS encoding aminodeoxychorismate synthase component I: protein MNRSQFSEILSTYTKEKIPYFFLIDFEMEKPFICKLDEARDFEVFYNLNGKTNVQEEVINKTPVLDYFPINKIEYSSKLNRVVEHLKNGDTYLTNLTFPTPIHTNLSLQEIFHKSKASYKLLFKNDFVVFSPESFVKITGNKISTYPMKGTIDATLPHAEQQLLDNEKEAWEHHTIVDLMRNDLSIIAENIQVDKFRFIDKIKTHKGEILQTSTAISGTLPENWQLDFGERFLKILPAGSISGAPKKKTVEIIQAVEGQKRGYYTGVFGIFDGYNVDSAVAIRFIEKRKEDFLFRSGGGITANSDVEKEYKELLQKIYIPI, encoded by the coding sequence ATGAACAGAAGTCAATTTTCAGAAATTTTGTCAACCTACACCAAGGAAAAAATCCCTTATTTTTTTCTGATTGACTTTGAAATGGAGAAGCCTTTTATATGTAAACTGGATGAAGCAAGAGATTTTGAGGTGTTTTACAATTTGAATGGAAAAACGAATGTCCAAGAAGAAGTAATTAATAAAACTCCTGTTTTAGATTACTTCCCTATAAATAAAATAGAATACTCATCTAAATTAAATAGAGTAGTCGAACACTTAAAAAATGGTGATACTTATTTAACGAACCTTACATTTCCAACTCCTATTCATACCAATTTGAGTTTACAGGAAATATTCCATAAGAGTAAAGCTTCCTATAAATTGCTCTTTAAAAATGATTTCGTTGTTTTTTCACCCGAAAGTTTTGTTAAAATAACAGGAAATAAAATCTCTACCTATCCTATGAAGGGAACGATAGACGCCACTTTACCTCATGCAGAGCAACAGTTGTTAGATAATGAAAAAGAAGCGTGGGAACACCATACGATTGTTGACTTAATGCGTAACGATTTGTCTATTATTGCAGAAAACATTCAAGTGGACAAATTTAGATTTATTGATAAAATCAAAACCCATAAAGGAGAAATATTACAAACTAGCACAGCGATTTCTGGTACTTTGCCTGAGAATTGGCAGTTAGATTTTGGAGAGCGATTTCTTAAGATATTACCTGCAGGCTCAATAAGTGGTGCACCTAAAAAGAAAACCGTTGAAATCATTCAAGCTGTAGAGGGGCAAAAACGAGGCTATTATACGGGTGTATTTGGGATATTTGATGGATACAATGTGGATTCAGCAGTAGCTATTCGATTTATAGAGAAAAGAAAGGAAGATTTTCTATTTAGAAGTGGAGGAGGGATTACAGCAAATAGTGATGTGGAGAAAGAATATAAGGAGTTACTTCAAAAAATTTATATTCCGATTTAG
- a CDS encoding tetratricopeptide repeat protein → MFDEENDDNFEADFHEQLAALDAMYINDNYTYLDPENIEFLLDHLLISNQIKKAMWLTEKSLEHFPQNSLFSIRLAQIHSLQGDFTIALKILMRIEQLEPLNLDVLVGLATCYSQLKNSDLSIKYYRKAYEVAGLEEKEDVAIDFAIELEKKEEYKMAISLLEQAINDIGISESIVYEIAHCYEKLNEYDKAVQCFLDYIDDNPYSYMSWYNLGNTYSKIGNSEKAIWAYEYTIVIHEDFIPALYSLATAHFDADNIEEALESFYKCLEIDDKDPIILCSIGECHEELGDLEAAYDYYSQSCELMPNLGEAWLGRAIVSKLLGMFPRAIQEIKLAIDIDGNNPEYWETLGDIYQSDFQMELASEAYKNAFELAPFDDNIIEEYLLHLLNNESIEQLLGAFDHPLMDNKGVAKIIYCYAKWKNGDQTESLLIFDELLQEDIKYAKKFFSFFPEMKEESYFWNLMEEFKKRNK, encoded by the coding sequence ATGTTTGACGAAGAAAATGACGATAATTTTGAGGCTGACTTTCATGAGCAGCTCGCTGCTCTAGATGCAATGTATATTAACGATAATTACACCTATCTAGACCCTGAAAATATCGAATTTCTTTTAGATCATTTGCTAATTTCAAATCAAATAAAGAAAGCAATGTGGTTGACAGAAAAGTCATTAGAACATTTCCCACAAAATAGTTTATTCTCTATACGTCTAGCTCAAATACATTCGCTTCAGGGTGACTTTACCATTGCGCTTAAAATATTGATGCGGATAGAGCAATTAGAGCCTTTAAATTTAGACGTGCTAGTAGGATTGGCTACATGCTATAGTCAGTTAAAGAATAGTGACTTATCTATAAAATACTATCGAAAAGCTTATGAAGTGGCTGGGTTAGAAGAAAAAGAAGATGTGGCTATAGATTTTGCAATTGAATTAGAAAAGAAAGAAGAATATAAAATGGCTATTTCCTTATTGGAACAAGCGATTAATGATATTGGCATAAGTGAATCTATCGTATATGAAATAGCACATTGTTATGAAAAACTAAATGAATATGACAAAGCTGTTCAATGCTTTCTAGATTATATAGATGATAACCCATATTCTTACATGAGTTGGTATAATTTAGGAAACACGTATTCAAAGATTGGTAATTCAGAAAAAGCTATTTGGGCGTATGAATACACAATTGTGATTCATGAGGATTTTATTCCAGCATTGTATAGCCTAGCTACCGCTCATTTTGATGCTGACAACATTGAAGAGGCTTTAGAGAGTTTTTATAAATGCCTCGAGATTGATGACAAAGACCCTATCATATTATGTTCAATCGGTGAATGTCACGAAGAATTAGGAGATCTAGAAGCTGCTTATGATTATTATTCTCAAAGTTGCGAGTTAATGCCAAACTTAGGAGAAGCCTGGCTAGGAAGAGCTATAGTAAGTAAACTTCTCGGAATGTTTCCAAGAGCAATTCAAGAGATTAAACTAGCTATCGATATAGACGGCAACAATCCAGAGTATTGGGAAACACTAGGGGACATTTATCAGAGTGATTTTCAAATGGAATTGGCATCGGAGGCTTACAAAAATGCATTTGAATTAGCTCCTTTTGATGATAATATCATTGAAGAATATTTGCTACATCTTTTAAATAATGAAAGTATAGAGCAACTCTTAGGAGCGTTTGACCATCCACTAATGGATAATAAAGGAGTAGCTAAAATTATATATTGCTATGCAAAATGGAAAAATGGTGACCAAACAGAGTCTTTACTGATTTTTGATGAGTTACTACAAGAAGACATTAAATATGCAAAAAAATTCTTTTCATTTTTCCCTGAAATGAAAGAAGAATCTTACTTTTGGAACCTAATGGAAGAATTTAAAAAACGAAATAAATAA